A segment of the Bordetella flabilis genome:
TGGGCCAGCCGGCCAGCACGGGAATGCCCAGTCCCTGGAAATAAGCCTGTAGCAGCATATGAACGGCCAACTGCGCGATCTCGTCCGGCGCGTTCGTGCCCTGCCGGGTGAAGTTGCCCGCCAGGACCCCGCGCAAGCCCTCGAACTTGCCGGCCGCCCGCAGTTGGGACAGCAGGCGGTCGATGCGCGGCGGCGACTCGTTCACATCCTCGATGAACAGGATGGCGTCGCGCGTATCGATTTCGTGCGGCGAACCGATCAAGGCGGCGATCATCGCCAGATTGCCGCCCGCGAGCCGTCCGGACGCGCGCCCGGGCAGCAAGGTGGTGAGCATGGGCGACGGAGCAGGGGCGACCGGATCCCCAGGCCGCGCGGCGCCGCCTATCATGCGCCACAACGCGGACTCGGTGGGCGGCTCGCGGCCCGCCAGGAAATCCTGTCCGAGCATGGGGCCATGGAAGGTCACGAAGCCAGCGTGCCGCTGGATCGCCAGGTGCAGCGCCGTGATATCGCTGTATCCGATGAAGGGCTTGGCATGCCGGCTTAGCAGCCCGAAATCGACCGCGTCCAGCAGACGCCATGAACCGAAGCCGCCTTGCAGACACCACACCGCACCAACGTCGGGTGCGGCGAAGGCGTCGTGGAGGTCCTGCACGCGCGCGGCGTCAGGGCCGGCGAGGTAATCCAGCGGCGCGGGCAGGCGCATGCGCGATGCCGGCATGACGCGCACCGGTACGTTACGCGCCTGCAACCATAGCGCAGCCTCGTCGGCGGCGTCGGGAGCCGCCGACGCCGGCGCCACGATGGCGACCAGGCTTCCGGCCCGGAAGGCCGGGACAGGACGCGCGTAGCCACTAGCCGGCAGCGACGACGATAGATCCCCGGCCGGCGTATCGGCTCCATTCCGGCGTCGGACAGCGGGCGCGCAGCCCGACAACAGCACACCGCCCAGTCCCAGCGACAACGATGCCCCAAGGAGGCGTCGACGGGTGACAAGGGTGTCGCCAACGAACAGTGGAGATTTCATAAAACTGTCGTGTCCCGGTAGCTACCCGCGCTGGCGCAAGGCATGGCTAATGCGGTTGCGCGCCACCGTGGTGCGCGGCACCTTGAAGGGAAACCAGCTGCGCACGTCCTCGTCCAGGCCGATGCCATGCATGTAGTTGTAGATGGCCTTCTTCAGCCCCTTGCCCAGGGCGTCATGGTCCACGCCCGTGGGATCGTGGAATCCGATATCGTTCTTGGCGAATGTGACCGGCGGCAAGGCTTGCAGCGTTACGCCGTATTGCTCGGGATTCATCCCCACCGGCGAATGGACGGTACAGGCGAAGCGATGGAAGAAGCCGCTCTGGATGCAGTCGTTTTCGAACAGCTGGCGCACGTACTCCAGCGCATCCACCGTATCCTGCACCGTCTGCGTGGGGAAACCGTACATCAGGTAGGCGTGCACCAGCACGCCGGCATC
Coding sequences within it:
- a CDS encoding S66 peptidase family protein: MKSPLFVGDTLVTRRRLLGASLSLGLGGVLLSGCAPAVRRRNGADTPAGDLSSSLPASGYARPVPAFRAGSLVAIVAPASAAPDAADEAALWLQARNVPVRVMPASRMRLPAPLDYLAGPDAARVQDLHDAFAAPDVGAVWCLQGGFGSWRLLDAVDFGLLSRHAKPFIGYSDITALHLAIQRHAGFVTFHGPMLGQDFLAGREPPTESALWRMIGGAARPGDPVAPAPSPMLTTLLPGRASGRLAGGNLAMIAALIGSPHEIDTRDAILFIEDVNESPPRIDRLLSQLRAAGKFEGLRGVLAGNFTRQGTNAPDEIAQLAVHMLLQAYFQGLGIPVLAGWPSGHGDPNLTLPLGARVTLDAERGLILEQAVTV